A stretch of the Ignavibacteria bacterium genome encodes the following:
- a CDS encoding metallophosphoesterase — translation MKIGIISDIHEDVENLKSTIALLSRKNCDEIFCLGDIVGFCLPFNKYISKRDANECIDIVKSNCSLSVIGNHDLYAIRKIPQHKFDFNYVENWYSLDYESRQKLSRRKIWLYEDNELPIRLTQQNKSFLSELNEFEIIEVQGDRILFSHFVFPDLTGSSTHFPKNAKDLKEHFRFMTENKCVYSFTGHGHVEGLISSDEMKMKYYKFEKLPLKKERRWIVGPCVARTTRKNGVMILNTDSLEIESIPITN, via the coding sequence GTGAAAATCGGCATTATATCGGATATTCATGAGGATGTAGAGAATTTAAAATCAACAATCGCGCTTTTATCAAGAAAAAACTGTGATGAAATTTTCTGCCTCGGCGATATAGTTGGTTTCTGTCTTCCTTTTAACAAATACATTTCAAAGAGGGATGCGAACGAGTGCATTGATATTGTAAAATCAAACTGCTCTCTTAGTGTCATTGGAAATCATGATCTCTATGCTATCAGAAAAATTCCGCAGCACAAATTTGACTTCAATTATGTTGAAAACTGGTATTCGCTTGATTATGAAAGCCGGCAAAAGTTATCAAGAAGGAAAATATGGCTGTACGAAGATAATGAACTCCCAATTCGATTGACTCAACAAAATAAATCATTTCTTTCAGAGCTAAACGAATTCGAAATTATTGAAGTTCAGGGAGATAGAATACTTTTCTCGCATTTTGTTTTTCCTGATTTGACCGGCTCATCAACACACTTTCCTAAGAATGCAAAGGATCTCAAAGAACATTTTCGATTTATGACCGAAAACAAGTGCGTGTATTCCTTTACAGGTCATGGTCACGTGGAGGGATTAATTAGTTCGGATGAGATGAAGATGAAATATTACAAATTTGAAAAATTGCCGTTGAAGAAGGAAAGACGATGGATTGTTGGACCATGTGTAGCCCGAACCACTAGAAAAAATGGAGTGATGATCCTTAACACAGATTCACTTGAAATTGAATCGATCCCTATCACAAATTAG
- a CDS encoding PAS domain S-box protein translates to MQPHKKKFFSKRIFFLRIILPTFITIALFSLSLFYLIVPQFEKNVMERKREMITELTNSAWSILEEYNDEVKRGTLSIEEAKNTASLRIEYLRYGKERKDYFWITDTIPNMIMHPYKSDLNGKNLSEFVDSRDNQMFTEMADVVKKQEHGFVDYLWQWKDDSARIVPKLSYVMGFKPWGWILGTGIYIDDVEEEISEIKSRLIKISLGITLLISLFLAFLARQSYYFEKKRRTAENELKTSREKYKTLVEASTEGVLMILGDEIVYSNNVLQSLTGYSDEEFTDVKLEKIFCLNEIQKKLLVDSISGSYEERQSIRQFETFLLRKDNSQALVFLTISPILFFEKRGIIIVVKDIGTEVQKAEELKRKEEINNYFGKLNLGKIKIDLSDGGKIISLNELGKMIFGIEKSKLENTVSIFDFISNKIEVEKIFKELRRNKQIINKKVEIIKFDKSDSIINLSMFITDSPNEKDLICEGIIEDISCTQRKLEEVKSKLERYEKLSPILELPVKEFAEKIMTCSINQSVDSVLSRLIKQNQEIIAIESDAKEIIGFVSMSDLIHNLYREEVNTKLSLSEIMSDKLDVMSEETGISEAINILSSKNIFQILLKDKGGNINCVFSPKDLVKAFSLNLSNIIKKVDAARSVEELIQFRAQVNHLISLVSKTSDDSKKLTNISSLFSDSIHKKLASIVFKELGEPPVKFTLIVLGSEGREEQTLATDQDNAIIYEDVPAEEKAEAEKYFLNFGDRITFLLNEIGYNYCHGKVMASNPKWCQPISVWKKYFTEWVTTANPQDLLEISIFFDFKNVFGNHDFTLNLTEHVRKITTGYNSFFVYLSENCLKVSPSFSKTSSSLSSSGKEYINVKMTLLPIIDLVRTYALKNKIYFTNTFDRIRTLFTKRIFSEGGYQEIKDVYNFLMMLRFKHQLRLIAENKEPNNEIYLSELEDWELDKIKKVFNVISDFQAKLKMDFIGTLTF, encoded by the coding sequence ATGCAGCCGCATAAAAAAAAGTTTTTCAGTAAGAGAATTTTCTTCTTAAGAATAATTCTTCCAACGTTTATAACGATCGCACTGTTCTCACTCTCGCTATTTTATCTTATTGTCCCTCAGTTCGAAAAAAATGTCATGGAGAGAAAGCGAGAGATGATAACCGAGCTTACAAACTCTGCTTGGAGCATACTTGAGGAATATAACGATGAAGTGAAACGCGGAACTTTATCAATCGAAGAAGCAAAAAATACTGCTTCTCTCAGAATTGAATATCTGCGTTATGGAAAAGAGAGAAAAGATTATTTCTGGATAACAGATACGATTCCGAACATGATCATGCATCCATATAAGTCAGATCTAAATGGGAAAAATCTTTCGGAGTTTGTTGACTCACGCGACAATCAAATGTTTACGGAAATGGCTGATGTTGTAAAAAAACAGGAACATGGTTTTGTGGATTACCTCTGGCAATGGAAAGATGACTCGGCACGCATTGTTCCAAAACTGTCTTATGTAATGGGTTTTAAACCATGGGGCTGGATCCTAGGAACGGGAATTTATATTGATGATGTAGAAGAAGAAATCTCTGAGATCAAAAGCCGCTTGATAAAAATATCTTTAGGAATAACTCTTCTTATCTCATTGTTTCTAGCTTTCCTTGCAAGGCAGAGCTACTATTTTGAAAAGAAAAGACGAACAGCTGAAAATGAATTAAAAACCTCGCGGGAAAAATATAAAACATTAGTCGAAGCCTCGACCGAAGGCGTTTTAATGATTCTTGGAGATGAAATTGTTTATTCGAATAATGTATTGCAATCATTGACAGGCTATTCGGATGAAGAATTTACAGATGTAAAACTTGAGAAGATTTTTTGTCTGAATGAGATTCAGAAAAAATTATTAGTAGATTCTATTTCCGGCAGTTATGAGGAAAGGCAAAGTATAAGGCAATTTGAAACTTTTCTGCTGAGAAAGGATAACTCTCAAGCACTAGTTTTTCTTACAATCTCTCCAATATTATTTTTTGAAAAGCGAGGAATTATTATTGTGGTTAAAGATATTGGAACAGAAGTGCAGAAAGCAGAAGAGCTTAAGCGGAAAGAAGAAATAAATAATTACTTCGGTAAGCTTAATTTGGGAAAAATTAAGATCGATTTATCGGATGGAGGAAAAATAATTTCACTAAATGAATTGGGAAAGATGATTTTTGGAATAGAAAAATCAAAACTAGAAAATACAGTTTCGATTTTCGACTTCATCTCTAACAAAATAGAAGTCGAAAAAATATTCAAAGAACTGCGGCGAAATAAACAAATCATCAACAAAAAAGTTGAAATAATCAAGTTCGACAAATCAGATTCCATAATTAATCTATCCATGTTTATAACCGATTCTCCAAATGAAAAAGATTTAATATGTGAAGGAATTATTGAAGATATTTCATGCACCCAAAGAAAATTGGAAGAAGTGAAATCTAAGCTTGAACGGTATGAAAAGCTTTCGCCGATTCTCGAACTGCCGGTAAAAGAGTTTGCTGAGAAGATTATGACCTGCTCAATAAATCAGTCTGTTGATTCTGTCCTCAGCCGGTTAATCAAGCAGAATCAAGAGATCATAGCGATAGAATCAGACGCGAAAGAGATTATCGGTTTTGTTTCAATGTCGGACTTAATCCATAATTTGTATCGGGAGGAGGTCAACACAAAATTATCTCTGAGTGAAATAATGAGTGATAAACTGGACGTAATGTCAGAAGAAACCGGAATTTCCGAAGCGATCAACATTCTTTCCAGTAAAAACATTTTTCAAATTCTATTGAAAGATAAAGGCGGCAACATAAATTGTGTTTTTAGTCCGAAAGATCTCGTGAAAGCTTTTTCTCTCAATCTTTCTAACATTATAAAAAAAGTTGACGCTGCAAGATCTGTTGAAGAATTAATTCAATTCCGAGCACAGGTTAATCATTTAATTAGTCTCGTTTCAAAAACGAGTGACGATTCTAAAAAACTGACAAACATTTCTTCTTTATTCTCAGATTCGATTCATAAAAAATTAGCTTCAATAGTATTTAAGGAATTAGGCGAGCCGCCGGTTAAGTTTACGCTTATAGTTTTAGGCAGCGAAGGCAGGGAGGAACAAACGTTAGCAACTGATCAAGACAATGCTATTATTTATGAAGATGTTCCAGCAGAAGAGAAAGCGGAGGCAGAAAAATATTTTCTGAATTTCGGCGATCGAATTACTTTCTTGTTAAATGAAATTGGTTATAATTACTGTCATGGAAAAGTGATGGCGAGCAATCCGAAATGGTGTCAACCGATTTCTGTTTGGAAAAAGTATTTTACAGAATGGGTGACAACAGCAAACCCACAAGACTTATTGGAGATAAGCATCTTCTTTGATTTTAAAAATGTTTTCGGCAATCATGATTTTACTTTGAATTTAACAGAACATGTACGAAAAATAACTACGGGTTATAATTCATTTTTTGTTTATTTATCAGAAAATTGTTTGAAAGTTTCGCCGTCATTTTCAAAAACAAGCTCGTCCCTTTCCAGTTCGGGAAAAGAATATATCAATGTTAAAATGACTCTTCTCCCAATAATTGATTTGGTTAGGACCTATGCTCTGAAAAATAAAATTTATTTTACTAATACATTCGACAGGATACGTACGTTATTCACAAAAAGAATCTTCAGCGAGGGAGGTTATCAAGAGATAAAGGATGTTTATAATTTTCTCATGATGTTAAGATTTAAGCATCAATTGAGACTTATCGCAGAAAATAAGGAGCCAAATAACGAGATTTACCTTAGTGAATTAGAAGATTGGGAGTTAGATAAAATTAAAAAAGTATTCAATGTAATTTCCGACTTTCAAGCCAAGCTTAAAATGGATTTCATTGGCACATTAACCTTTTGA
- a CDS encoding DUF485 domain-containing protein encodes MSIQKTDLAVILQSDRFKELVNKRWSVSISLTTIMLVVYVGFILLIAFNKEFLATKIGEHITIGIPIGIGIIIFAWLLTGIYVRWANSSYDKTVREMRKQLLDE; translated from the coding sequence ATGAGCATTCAAAAAACAGATTTAGCTGTAATACTGCAGTCTGATAGATTCAAAGAACTCGTTAATAAGAGATGGTCTGTATCAATATCACTTACGACAATCATGCTGGTAGTGTATGTCGGATTTATACTTTTAATAGCATTTAATAAAGAGTTTCTTGCAACTAAAATCGGTGAACATATCACAATTGGGATCCCAATTGGTATTGGAATAATAATCTTTGCGTGGCTGCTTACAGGGATATATGTTCGCTGGGCAAATTCCAGCTACGATAAAACCGTCCGAGAAATGAGGAAACAATTACTGGATGAGTGA